One genomic segment of Vibrio quintilis includes these proteins:
- a CDS encoding S24 family peptidase has product MNSFDEQLAEIKSLTNTTKNTDLAEVLGISPKTVSTWRERQKIPDKIYLMAKQIAKKNGGIAPMMPHGYISIDMYRADEHGQLIQSNETPPMIFSESFIDSELKTKPVELFMMMADGDSMAPTLKQGSPVVIHRQKLSNDGIYVFTFKNQLMIKRLQFLRNGINVISDNHDYEAWELDDSEINKLQIVGKVVWNGTFI; this is encoded by the coding sequence ATGAATTCATTCGACGAGCAATTAGCTGAGATCAAAAGCCTGACCAATACAACAAAAAATACTGATTTAGCAGAAGTTTTAGGTATATCACCTAAAACGGTTTCGACTTGGCGAGAAAGGCAGAAAATTCCTGATAAAATTTATTTAATGGCTAAACAAATAGCCAAAAAAAACGGCGGCATAGCGCCAATGATGCCACACGGCTATATTTCTATTGATATGTATCGCGCTGATGAACATGGTCAGCTGATTCAGAGCAATGAAACACCACCAATGATATTTAGTGAATCATTTATCGACTCTGAATTAAAAACAAAACCGGTTGAATTATTTATGATGATGGCCGACGGCGACAGCATGGCACCAACCCTAAAACAAGGCTCACCCGTTGTCATTCATCGTCAAAAGCTCAGTAATGATGGTATTTATGTATTTACATTTAAAAACCAGCTTATGATAAAGCGCCTACAGTTTTTAAGGAATGGTATAAATGTGATCAGCGATAATCACGATTATGAGGCGTGGGAATTAGACGACTCTGAAATAAATAAACTACAGATAGTAGGTAAAGTTGTTTGGAACGGAACTTTTATTTAA